The proteins below come from a single Oryzias latipes chromosome 14, ASM223467v1 genomic window:
- the LOC101161743 gene encoding zinc finger protein ubi-d4 isoform X1 → MAAVVENVVKLLGEQYYRDALEQCHNYNARLCAERSVRMPFLDSQTGVAQSNCYIWMEKRHRGPGVAPGQLYTYPARRWRKKRRSHPPEDPRLIFPPVKSELDLGLKKDALLSSDGSSLEALLTGGSLEKRSAAELRGSEEDSNQSDYTGSLNPAARIRKRIIEPDDFLDDLDDEDYEEDTPKRRGKGKGKGRGVGGSRKKLDTAALEDRDKPYACDNSLKQKHISKPSERVCGKRYKNRPGLSYHYAHSHLAEEEGEEKDDMDMSEPALPLPDEPKTPKKGPDGLALPNNYCDFCLGDSKTNHKTGQSEELVSCSDCGRSGHPSCLQFTPVMMAAVKTYRWQCIECKCCNMCGTSENDDQLLFCDDCDRGYHMYCLNPPMSEPPEGSWSCHLCLALLKEKASIYQNQNVPTS, encoded by the exons TTTGGGAGAGCAGTACTACAGAGACGCCCTGGAGCAGTGTCACAACTACAATGCCCGGCTGTGCGCAGAGAGGAGCGTCCGCATGCCGTTCCTGGACTCTCAGACCGGCGTGGCCCAGAGCAACTGCTACATCTGGATGGAGAAGAGACACAGAGGACCAG GCGTGGCACCAGGACAACTCTACACGTATCCAgccaggaggtggaggaagaaacGCAGATCTCATCCTCCAGAGGATCCTCGGCTGATCTTCCCTCCTGTAAAGTCAG AGCTGGATTTAGGACTGAAGAAGGACGCTTTGCTGTCGTCAGATGGCAGCAGCCTGGAGGCGCTGCTAACGGGGGGTTCCCTGGAAAAACGTAGCGCTGCAGAACTCCGCGGATCGGAGGAGGATTCAAACCAGAGCGATTACACGGGCAGTCTGAACCCTGCGGCTCGCataagaaag AGAATCATTGAGCCGGATGACTTCCTGGATGACCTTGATGATGAAGACTATGAAGAAGACACACCTAAAAGAAGGGGCAAAGGCAAAGGGAAG GGCCGCGGGGTCGGAGGCAGCCGGAAGAAGCTGGACACGGCGGCGCTGGAGGACAGAGACAAGCCGTATGCCTGTGACA ACTCTCTCAAACAGAAGCACATTTCCAAACCTTCTGAAAGAG TGTGTGGGAAGCGTTACAAGAACCGGCCAGGCCTCAGCTATCATTACGCTCACTCCCACCTGGCCGAGGAGGAAGGCGAGGAGAAGGACGACATGGACATGAGCGAGCCCGCCCTGCCACTGCCCGACGAGCCAAAGA CTCCCAAGAAAGGTCCGGACGGTCTGGCTCTGCCCAATAACTACTGTGATTTCTGTCTGGGAGATTCCAAAACCAATCACAAGACGGGGCAGTCAGAGGAGCTGGTGTCCTGCTCCGACTGTGGACGCTCAG GCCACCCGTCCTGCCTGCAGTTTACTCCTGTGATGATGGCTGCTGTGAAAACGTATCGCTGGCAGTGTATAGAGTGCAAGTGCTGCAACATGTGCGGCACGTCAGAGAATGAC GATCAGCTCCTGTTCTGTGACGACTGCGACAGAGGCTATCACATGTACTGTCTGAACCCCCCCATGTCCGAGCCTCCGGAGG GAAGCTGGAGCTGTCATCTGTGTCTGGCCCTCTTGAAGGAGAAAGCATCCATATACCAGAACCAGAACGTCCCCACATCATGA
- the LOC101161743 gene encoding zinc finger protein ubi-d4 isoform X2: MAAVVENVVKLLGEQYYRDALEQCHNYNARLCAERSVRMPFLDSQTGVAQSNCYIWMEKRHRGPGVAPGQLYTYPARRWRKKRRSHPPEDPRLIFPPVKSELDLGLKKDALLSSDGSSLEALLTGGSLEKRSAAELRGSEEDSNQSDYTGSLNPAARIRKRIIEPDDFLDDLDDEDYEEDTPKRRGKGKGKGRGVGGSRKKLDTAALEDRDKPYACDMCGKRYKNRPGLSYHYAHSHLAEEEGEEKDDMDMSEPALPLPDEPKTPKKGPDGLALPNNYCDFCLGDSKTNHKTGQSEELVSCSDCGRSGHPSCLQFTPVMMAAVKTYRWQCIECKCCNMCGTSENDDQLLFCDDCDRGYHMYCLNPPMSEPPEGSWSCHLCLALLKEKASIYQNQNVPTS, from the exons TTTGGGAGAGCAGTACTACAGAGACGCCCTGGAGCAGTGTCACAACTACAATGCCCGGCTGTGCGCAGAGAGGAGCGTCCGCATGCCGTTCCTGGACTCTCAGACCGGCGTGGCCCAGAGCAACTGCTACATCTGGATGGAGAAGAGACACAGAGGACCAG GCGTGGCACCAGGACAACTCTACACGTATCCAgccaggaggtggaggaagaaacGCAGATCTCATCCTCCAGAGGATCCTCGGCTGATCTTCCCTCCTGTAAAGTCAG AGCTGGATTTAGGACTGAAGAAGGACGCTTTGCTGTCGTCAGATGGCAGCAGCCTGGAGGCGCTGCTAACGGGGGGTTCCCTGGAAAAACGTAGCGCTGCAGAACTCCGCGGATCGGAGGAGGATTCAAACCAGAGCGATTACACGGGCAGTCTGAACCCTGCGGCTCGCataagaaag AGAATCATTGAGCCGGATGACTTCCTGGATGACCTTGATGATGAAGACTATGAAGAAGACACACCTAAAAGAAGGGGCAAAGGCAAAGGGAAG GGCCGCGGGGTCGGAGGCAGCCGGAAGAAGCTGGACACGGCGGCGCTGGAGGACAGAGACAAGCCGTATGCCTGTGACA TGTGTGGGAAGCGTTACAAGAACCGGCCAGGCCTCAGCTATCATTACGCTCACTCCCACCTGGCCGAGGAGGAAGGCGAGGAGAAGGACGACATGGACATGAGCGAGCCCGCCCTGCCACTGCCCGACGAGCCAAAGA CTCCCAAGAAAGGTCCGGACGGTCTGGCTCTGCCCAATAACTACTGTGATTTCTGTCTGGGAGATTCCAAAACCAATCACAAGACGGGGCAGTCAGAGGAGCTGGTGTCCTGCTCCGACTGTGGACGCTCAG GCCACCCGTCCTGCCTGCAGTTTACTCCTGTGATGATGGCTGCTGTGAAAACGTATCGCTGGCAGTGTATAGAGTGCAAGTGCTGCAACATGTGCGGCACGTCAGAGAATGAC GATCAGCTCCTGTTCTGTGACGACTGCGACAGAGGCTATCACATGTACTGTCTGAACCCCCCCATGTCCGAGCCTCCGGAGG GAAGCTGGAGCTGTCATCTGTGTCTGGCCCTCTTGAAGGAGAAAGCATCCATATACCAGAACCAGAACGTCCCCACATCATGA
- the LOC101155536 gene encoding sodium/potassium/calcium exchanger 3, which translates to MRAAASHRRPFQRFCCCGVGLLSVIWLTQVIRAPGTESSGLQPAINDGLLRWTRRLMQEKSDNQSLDEPRAAIHEFPQDIFTREQRKNGAVLLHALCAIYMFYALAIVCDDYFVPSLEKISENLQLSEDVAGATFMAAGSSAPELFTSLIGVFITKGDVGVGTIVGSAVFNILVIIGLCGIFAGQTVVLTWWSLFRDATYYILAVLALILVIYDDTVLWWESLLLITMYGIYIIIMKFNSPISVFVTHLFQSRWLCCSKSEEQHDSKMVEDPACNTSMVLLNKEQSHGQEPLPVIMVDELLIINPHKLSFSEAGLRIMITPHFSPRTRLSMAGRMLISERQRLIRGSKHQRDGEAGHASRGESTSNSLKRTGSCSLENGGGRPRMQDTESVEKPGVEEEGEEDEDGIFNPVRIPGSCGARVKWVITWPLSLLLYCTVPNCVLPRWHRWFMVTFVASTMWIAVFSYQMVWMVTIISYTLDIPDYIMGITFLAAGTSVPDCMASLIVARQGMGDMAVSNSIGSNIFDILLGLGFPWALRTLVVDHGSTVSINNKGLVYSVILLLASVFLTVISVHLNHWRLDRRLGLGLLFLYAIFLLCSILFGNM; encoded by the exons GAACCGAGTCTTCGGGGCTCCAGCCAGCCATAAATGATGGGCTGCTGCGGTGGACACGCAGGTTGATGCAAGAGAAGTCAGACAACCAGAGCCTGGATGAGCCCCGAGCAG CCATCCATGAGTTTCCACAGGACATCTTTACCAGGGAGCAGAGGAAGAATGGGGCTGTGCTTCTGCATGCACTCTGT GCCATCTACATGTTTTATGCTCTGGCCATTGTCTGCGACGACTACTTTGTTCCATCGCTGGAGAAAATATCAGAG AACCTGCAGCTCAGCGAGGATGTAGCCGGGGCGACATTCATGGCTGCTGGAAGCTCCGCCCCTGAGCTTTTCACCTCTCTGATTG GTGTCTTCATCACTAAAGGGGATGTTGGCGTTGGAACCATCGTGGGCTCAGCTGTCTTCAACATCTTGGTTATCATTGGGCTGTGTGGGATCTTTGCAGGCCAG ACAGTGGTTCTCACATGGTGGTCCCTTTTCAGAGACGCCACATACTACATCCTGGCTGTGCTGGCACTCATCCTG GTTATCTATGATGACACAGTTCTCTG GTGGGAGTCCTTGCTCCTCATTACCATGTATGGAATCTACATTATTATCATGAA GTTCAACTCTCCGATTTCGGTGTTTGTGACGCATCTGTTCCAAAGCCGCTGGCTGTGCTGCAGTAAATCTGAGGAACAACACGACAGTAAGATGGTAGAGGATCCGGCTTGTAACACGTCGATGGTGCTTCTCAACAAAG AGCAAAGTCACGGTCAGGAGCCTCTGCCTGTCATCATGGTGGATGAGCTCCTTATTATCAACCCCCACAAACTGTCCTTCTCTGAGGCTGGCCTGCGCATCATGATCACCCCGCACTTCTCACCCCGCACCAGGCTCTCCATGGCTGGAAGAATGCTCATCAGTGAA AGGCAGCGACTGATTAGGGGTTCAAAGCACCAGCGGGACGGGGAGGCGGGGCATGCATCCAGAGGAGAGTCAACCAGCAACAGCCTGAAGAGGACAGGCTCCTGCAGTCTGGAAAATGGAGGCGGGAGACCCCGCatgcaagacactgaatccgTTGAAAAGCCAGGGGTtgaagaggagggagaggaggatgaagatggtATTTTTAATCCAGTGCGTATACCAG GGAGCTGTGGTGCACGAGTGAAGTGGGTCATCACCTGGCCTCTGAGCCTGCTGCTCTACTGCACCGTGCCAAACTGTGTCCTGCCACGTTGGCACCGCTGGTTCATGGTCACCTTTGTGGCCTCCACTATGTGGATTGCTGTCTTCTCCTACCAAATGGTGTGGATG GTCACCATCATTAGCTACACACTAGACATCCCAGACTATATCATGGGCATAACCTTCCTGGCAGCAGGGACCAGCGTACCTGACTGCATGGCGAGTCTGATCGTAGCTCGACAAG GTATGGGGGACATGGCCGTGTCAAACTCTATAGGCAGCAATATCTTTGACATCCTGCTAGGTCTGGGCTTTCCCTGGGCTTTACGTACCCTAGTGGTGGACCACGGATCCACA GTCTCCATAAATAATAAAGGTCTTGTATATTCTGTCATCCTGCTGCTGGCATCAGTCTTTCTGACT gtGATCAGCGTTCATTTGAACCACTGGAGGCTGGACCGCCGGCTGGGTCTGGGTTTATTGTTTCTATATGCCATCTTTCTCCTCTGCTCTATCCTCTTTGGGAACATGTAA